The Aeromicrobium sp. Leaf245 genome includes a region encoding these proteins:
- a CDS encoding PQQ-dependent sugar dehydrogenase, producing MRLLGLGLAAVLVAGCSSDTDRSDDAEATPGSTSASSASGNPPFEVEEIDAFDAPWAMTFLPGSGDLLVTERTGTLHLRDAETGDRVEVDGVPDVAVAGQGGLGDVVAGPTFEDDQQVFLSWVEPGSGGSGAVVGRATLETSDDEASLADLEVIWRQTPKVSGNGHFSHRIAVDPDGEHLFVSSGDRQKKTPAQDTSNTLGTIVRLTLDGEPAEGNPLADEGGASAEIWSYGHRNPLGLEFAPDGTLWSSEMGPEGGDELNVIEKGANYGWPEASNGSDYGGGEIPDHADGDGFEAPKTGWTPSISPGSLMIYTGDLFPEWTGDAFLGALSGEALVRVDVDGTTAGDDETLWDGERVRAVEQAPDGSIWILEDEGSGRLLRLAPA from the coding sequence ATGAGGCTTCTCGGACTGGGACTGGCGGCCGTGCTCGTGGCGGGCTGCTCCAGCGACACCGACCGCAGCGACGACGCGGAGGCCACGCCCGGCTCGACGTCGGCGTCGAGCGCGAGCGGCAACCCGCCGTTCGAGGTGGAGGAGATCGACGCCTTCGACGCCCCGTGGGCCATGACGTTCCTGCCCGGCAGTGGTGACCTGCTCGTGACCGAGCGCACCGGCACCCTGCACCTGCGCGACGCCGAGACCGGCGACCGCGTCGAGGTCGACGGCGTGCCCGACGTCGCGGTGGCGGGCCAAGGCGGTCTGGGCGACGTGGTCGCCGGGCCGACCTTCGAGGACGACCAGCAGGTGTTCCTCAGCTGGGTGGAGCCCGGCTCCGGAGGCAGTGGCGCCGTCGTCGGCCGCGCGACGCTCGAGACGTCCGACGACGAGGCGTCGCTGGCCGACCTCGAGGTCATCTGGCGCCAGACGCCCAAGGTCTCGGGCAACGGGCACTTCTCGCACCGCATCGCCGTGGACCCCGACGGCGAGCACCTGTTCGTGTCGTCGGGTGACCGGCAGAAGAAGACGCCGGCGCAAGACACGTCGAACACACTGGGCACGATCGTGCGGCTCACGCTCGACGGCGAGCCGGCCGAGGGCAACCCGCTGGCCGACGAGGGCGGCGCCTCGGCCGAGATCTGGAGCTACGGGCACCGCAACCCGCTGGGCCTTGAGTTCGCTCCGGACGGCACCCTCTGGTCCAGCGAGATGGGTCCCGAGGGCGGCGACGAGCTGAACGTGATCGAGAAGGGCGCCAACTACGGCTGGCCCGAGGCGTCGAACGGCAGCGACTACGGCGGTGGCGAGATCCCCGACCACGCCGACGGCGACGGCTTCGAGGCGCCGAAGACCGGCTGGACGCCGTCGATCTCCCCGGGCAGCCTGATGATCTACACCGGCGACCTGTTCCCGGAGTGGACGGGCGACGCGTTCCTCGGCGCGCTGTCCGGCGAGGCGCTCGTGCGGGTCGACGTCGACGGCACCACCGCGGGCGACGACGAGACGCTCTGGGACGGCGAGCGCGTCCGCGCCGTCGAGCAGGCCCCCGACGGCTCCATCTGGATCCTGGAGGACGAGGGCTCCGGCCGCCTGCTCCGCCTCGCCCCCGCCTGA
- a CDS encoding SDR family NAD(P)-dependent oxidoreductase: MTTPLADLGAHSTALEVVDGIDLTGRTVVVTGGASGIGIETARALASADASVTIATRDLAAAERAAADVVGTTGNTQVRGAHLDLTDLDSVDAFVAAWEGPLDVLVNNAGVMDTPHRTTKHGWELQLATNHLGHFALTLGLHDALADADAARVVVVSSSGHGSSPVVLDDLMFERRAYDPGLAYGQSKTANVLFAVELTRRWADEGITADALMPGGIWTGLQKHWDPSHLEDLKRQTAGSGVVKTPEQGAATSVLLAVHPEVVGSGGRYFEDCHEAEVVDQIVDGVHGVRAYALDPDAARALWDRSVELLAEAGHPVR, from the coding sequence ATGACCACACCACTGGCCGACCTCGGCGCCCACAGCACGGCCCTCGAGGTCGTCGACGGGATCGACCTCACCGGGCGCACCGTCGTCGTGACCGGAGGAGCGTCGGGCATCGGCATCGAGACGGCGCGTGCGCTCGCGTCGGCCGATGCGTCCGTGACGATCGCGACCCGCGACCTGGCGGCCGCCGAGCGCGCCGCCGCGGACGTCGTCGGCACCACGGGCAACACTCAGGTCCGGGGCGCACACCTCGACCTCACCGACCTCGACTCCGTCGACGCGTTCGTCGCGGCCTGGGAGGGCCCGCTCGACGTGCTCGTGAACAACGCCGGCGTCATGGACACGCCGCACCGCACGACGAAGCACGGCTGGGAGCTCCAGCTCGCGACCAACCACCTCGGCCACTTCGCCCTGACGCTCGGTCTGCACGACGCGCTCGCCGACGCCGACGCGGCCCGGGTGGTCGTCGTCTCCTCCAGCGGCCACGGGTCCTCCCCCGTCGTGCTCGACGACCTGATGTTCGAGCGGCGCGCCTACGACCCAGGACTCGCCTACGGGCAGTCGAAGACGGCCAACGTGCTCTTCGCCGTCGAGCTGACCCGTCGGTGGGCCGACGAGGGGATCACCGCGGACGCCCTCATGCCCGGCGGCATCTGGACGGGCCTGCAGAAGCACTGGGACCCCTCGCACCTGGAGGACCTCAAGCGGCAGACGGCCGGTTCGGGCGTCGTGAAGACCCCCGAGCAGGGCGCGGCGACGTCGGTGCTGCTCGCCGTCCACCCCGAGGTGGTCGGCTCGGGTGGTCGCTACTTCGAGGACTGCCACGAGGCCGAGGTCGTCGACCAGATCGTCGACGGCGTGCACGGCGTCCGGGCCTACGCCCTCGACCCCGACGCGGCCCGCGCTCTCTGGGACCGGTCGGTCGAGCTGCTGGCCGAGGCCGGTCACCCCGTGCGCTGA
- a CDS encoding FAD-binding domain-containing protein, whose protein sequence is MPSLPPLPPVDDTDAVVAWVAEHLGSLTLEGPDAVRPGGHRGGQTAADTALATLDVAGYARSRSTVLPESRRGASRLSPYITHGLLDLPTMWDAVADAPAADRRRYRDELLWQEYARHVYARLGPAMREPLRREPPHPDVDPDWDEQMACIDWVQTSLETDGWLVNQTRMWFASHWTVRHGRDWRAGEDHFYRHLLDGSRAANRLGWQWTVGAGTGKPYGFSRWQVEKRAPELCRGCALRDACPIQGWPDATPGPDVEHAPVRVGHAAGAPGPGPDSPVVEGTPEAVWLTPESLGDADPALVAQPDLPVVYVFDEPKLRELRLSGKRLVFLAECLADLASRRDVEVRLGDVGEELAGRPLAATFAPVPWFTNRAAHLDLAVVHPWRWLERPTSQRLTSYSAWRKGVHR, encoded by the coding sequence GTGCCCTCGCTCCCCCCGTTGCCGCCGGTCGACGACACCGACGCGGTCGTGGCGTGGGTGGCCGAGCACCTCGGCAGCCTGACGCTCGAGGGACCCGACGCCGTCCGCCCCGGCGGGCACCGCGGCGGGCAGACCGCGGCCGACACCGCCCTCGCGACCCTCGACGTCGCGGGCTACGCGCGTTCGCGCTCGACCGTGCTGCCGGAGTCTCGGCGGGGCGCCAGCCGGCTCTCGCCGTACATCACCCACGGCCTGCTGGACCTGCCGACGATGTGGGACGCCGTGGCCGACGCTCCCGCGGCGGACCGCCGCCGCTACCGCGACGAGCTGCTCTGGCAGGAGTACGCCCGCCATGTCTACGCCCGGCTCGGACCCGCCATGCGCGAGCCCCTGCGCCGGGAGCCGCCGCACCCCGACGTCGACCCCGACTGGGACGAGCAGATGGCCTGCATCGACTGGGTGCAGACGTCGCTGGAGACCGACGGCTGGCTCGTGAACCAGACGCGCATGTGGTTCGCCTCCCACTGGACCGTCAGGCACGGACGCGACTGGCGTGCGGGCGAGGACCACTTCTACCGGCACCTGCTCGACGGTTCGCGCGCCGCCAACCGGCTCGGCTGGCAGTGGACCGTCGGCGCGGGCACCGGAAAGCCCTACGGCTTCAGCCGCTGGCAGGTCGAGAAGAGAGCCCCCGAGCTGTGCCGGGGGTGCGCCCTCCGCGACGCGTGTCCGATCCAGGGGTGGCCGGACGCCACGCCCGGGCCCGATGTCGAGCACGCCCCGGTCCGCGTCGGGCACGCCGCCGGCGCACCTGGCCCGGGTCCGGACTCACCGGTGGTCGAGGGAACGCCCGAGGCCGTCTGGCTCACGCCCGAGTCGCTCGGCGACGCCGACCCCGCCCTCGTGGCCCAACCCGACCTCCCGGTGGTCTACGTCTTCGACGAGCCGAAGCTGCGCGAGCTGCGCCTGTCCGGCAAGCGGCTCGTGTTCCTCGCCGAGTGCCTGGCCGACCTCGCGTCCCGTCGTGACGTCGAGGTGCGGCTCGGCGACGTCGGCGAGGAGCTGGCCGGCCGACCGCTTGCCGCCACCTTCGCGCCGGTGCCGTGGTTCACGAACCGGGCGGCGCACCTCGACCTCGCGGTGGTCCACCCGTGGCGGTGGCTGGAGCGACCGACCTCGCAACGTCTCACCTCGTACAGCGCCTGGCGCAAGGGAGTCCACCGATGA
- a CDS encoding spermidine synthase: MVRFEELDWAETPWGLIVLRRRFDLATQRDVHEVKLGDDYLMSSQFTVSERALATLGLDAADGDELCVLVGGLGLGYTAFEALRDDRVTELIVVDALAPVISWHRDELFDDTRGLATDPRTSLVQDDFFDLVRAERLERPVDVLLVDIDHAPDRVLRTDHGDFYTVEGQQAAARMLTPGGIFGLWSDEPPDTEFVAVMRAAFAEAEAHVVTFDNPLTGGTSTATIYVARRDAA; encoded by the coding sequence ATGGTGAGGTTCGAGGAGCTCGACTGGGCCGAGACCCCGTGGGGCCTCATCGTGCTGCGGCGGCGGTTCGACCTCGCCACCCAGCGCGACGTGCACGAGGTCAAGCTGGGCGACGACTACCTCATGTCGAGCCAGTTCACCGTCAGCGAGCGGGCGCTCGCGACCCTGGGCCTCGACGCCGCCGACGGTGACGAGCTGTGCGTCCTGGTCGGTGGGCTGGGACTCGGCTACACCGCCTTCGAGGCGCTGCGCGACGACCGCGTCACCGAGCTGATCGTCGTGGACGCACTGGCTCCCGTCATCTCCTGGCACCGCGACGAGCTGTTCGACGACACCCGCGGTCTCGCCACGGACCCCCGCACCAGCCTGGTGCAGGACGACTTCTTCGACCTCGTGCGTGCCGAACGGCTCGAGCGGCCGGTCGACGTGCTGCTCGTCGACATCGACCACGCACCCGACCGCGTGCTGCGCACCGACCACGGTGACTTCTACACCGTCGAGGGCCAGCAGGCGGCCGCGCGCATGCTCACGCCGGGCGGGATCTTCGGGCTGTGGTCCGACGAGCCGCCGGACACCGAGTTCGTCGCCGTGATGCGCGCGGCGTTCGCCGAGGCCGAGGCGCACGTCGTCACGTTCGACAACCCGCTGACCGGGGGAACGTCCACCGCGACGATCTACGTGGCCCGGCGCGACGCCGCCTGA